The window aatcggAAGTAAATTGAAAGCGAAATGCACTAATAATCTGATTTCAAGAATTTGCTGAAacattacaaataattaagaaCATTCTAAATTAACAAAGTATCCAATAAGAAAACTGAATATATggaaaacacacaaaaattaaagaagtgCTCGCTATGAAAACTATACCAGTAGCAAATTCTGCAGTTCACGTCTAGCGAATTTTGTAGTTTCTTCAAAAACATTTTAAGACTGAAAAGTTTACCTATGCGTTAGGGCTGGATTCCCTACTCTGCTGTGGTAGTAATACGTCTAcgttttgtttcaaattttatattcgtACATACATATTGCACTACTCCACCATCCACACCgcttataaaattagaattgttTACAAATTTATTGATCAGTGAATTTACTTATATAAAGTACTAATAATTTGTTgatattcatttttagtaattaattttttttctataatttgtTTTGGACTAAAAAAgtatcaaatttgaaaactcattttatatttaaaatttaatgataatggttattaaattatagttattcGTTGACTTATGACCAATTTCATAACTTTAAGTCTTTAACACTTTAATTAATACACTAACATTTCagttttttcaattatctcaTGATGGTAAAGTTAATttcataatccaaaattaaagtaagaaagataaagataGAGTAAATTAACtgatagaataaagtatgagtgagtgatgttttattttttgtcaaaaaataaaatgactcaacttaattaaGACATTTCAAaatggaatacgactcaacttagttgggacggaaggaatataacttcaattttatgcattatgaaaaaattaaaaattatgatttatattttaattttgaaatttatgagaGCATCAAGaagtcaataaaaaaaatgacaattatctcttaaattactccaaaaataatttaaagaataaTACTAAGGgagtttcaattattttttaaaattaacttttagTGTAATAGTACAAAtgagatttataaatttaaatacataacGACTTTCTaacatttgataatttttttgttaaaataaaatatggattAGTTAGTTAGTGACTTAGTGCGGTATCTAATTATGTATTGCTATTTGGAAAGAGTTAAGTttgtactaaaaaaaattttgagaCAAAACGGCGACGTATCAATTCCACAGCAGGGATCCGGTCGTTAAAATGAGAGTAATGTGCATATTTCCCATTATACCCCTGGGTACATCAAATTCACACGCGTACATAGCTGAACGCGAGCCACGTGCGAATGCCAGCACCTTAACCAAGCCAGTGTAAATTAGagcaaaaaataaagaaaattaaaaaagacaATCTTTTCtttcctaaaaataaagtggagaagagagagagagcaattTCTCTTGAGCTTGATAGaactttttattcttatttattctacagacaaaaaacagagaaaaggaaaacaaacaCAACTGTCCATAATCTCTCCAGTTACATCCCATGCTCTTAGATTTGTCCATGGTTTGATCCCTCTAATTTCATAAGCTGCAATCGGTACGAATCGATGATGCAAAACATCCCAAGAATTATAAAAGAATCTCACTGTTTTCTGGGATCTCCACGATAtgcataaaaattgaatctttttgTGGTGATGATCTTGATGTGGGCTTTCCCCAATTTCGATTCTATTGATCTATGCGATTGTGTTGAATTGGGGATGATATTAATTTGCATTGACTATTGAGCTGTTGTTTCTGGGCTGCAATCttgttttttatgttattgatGTGTCTATTGATGCAGAtggttttgtttctttttttggtgatTTTGTTTAGTGAGTGGAAACAGTGGCATAGTCTGTAAGAATTTGCTTTACCTGATTAATTTGGTTCTGAATTTATGTTGTTGGTTTTGGATTGAACGGTAGCGAATCTATATTGATTGAGCTTCTTTGCTTATGTAATGATGATTGAATTCTTGTTTGTTAGCTTATTCTTCGATTATTTTTAGCATCGGACctgttttttaatgttatatttatagtcAAGATGTAAATATTTGAGAGGTGATGGAATGATTGGATTGGCAAAGTGCTAAAAACATTTGTTGTGCAGATTAGATATGGCGTCAATGGTTGCAAAGGCTTGTGGCAGTACTTCCAGTCAAATGCCGGTAATGACGGTTCAAGAAAAGGGAAGTAGGAATAAGAGGAAATTCCGGGCTGATCCCCCTTTGGCTGATCCTAATAAGGCCATCCCTTTACCTTCAAATGAATGCACCAGTTTTGAATTCTCAGCAGAGAAGTATGAGAGTCAGGGGCATATGAATGGGTGTGATATGTGTTGCATAAACCAAGATAgttcagatcatagtttgaaaCTCGACCTTGGACTGTCTTGCGCTGTGGGGATGTCTGAGATAGGCCTGAGCCGGCCTAGAGAGGATATAGAGGTATCAGCGGATGAGTTCCGTGATGCTGATTGGAGTGACCTTACAGAATCCGAGCTGGAAGAGCTCGTTTTGAGCAATTTGGATACAATTTTCAAGAGTGctgtaaagaaaataattgctAGTGGTTACAGTGAAGAAGTTGCTACTAGGGCGATTTTGAGGTCTGGCCTTTGGTACGGATGCAAGGACATTGTATCAAATATAGTGGAAAACACACTAGGATTCCTTAGAAGTGGGCAAGAAATCGATCCTTCTAAGGAGCACTATTTCGAGGATTTGCAGCAGATGAAGAAGTATATATTGGCAGAGCTCGTTTGCCTTCTAAGAGAGGTCAGACCTTTCTTTAGCACCGGGGATGCAATGTGGTGTCTGTTGATATGTGATATGAATGTGTCGCACGCTTGTTCCCTGGACGGTGATAGTTTTGTTGGTGATGCGAGTTCAAATATGAACCCCTCCGTTTCTGCTCAATCTCAGTTGAGATCAGAGCTCAAAAGCTCTGAATATAACAATTTAGTTCCTTGTAAGCCAGATGCTTCAATTCCGCATGATCATAGTTGTCCATCTGAAGCAGCTCACCTGGCTTCGGTTCACGGTGATCATAGCTTCCAGTCTGAGACGCCTAAGATAACTAGTGGTCCTAACTCGAAGCTAAAAACTTCCCTTGTTTCGAACGGACTTGCTCAAGATAAAGATTCTCACAATTCTGCATCTAATGCTAGTGAAAAACCTTTCACTGCATCAGGAGTGTCTACAGTTGCTGAGGAGAAATTTTTTGGCAGTAGGAAAGTTTCTGCGATTACGaaaagggagtatatattacgTCAAAAGTCAATGCATTTTGAGAAACACTACCGCACGTACGGCTCTAAAGGTGCTTCTAGATCTGGTAAGCTTAGCAGTTTTAGTGGCCTAGTCTTGGATAAGAAACTTAAGGGTGTGGCAGAGTCTGCAGGCATAAATGCCAAGAATGGCCCGCTCAAGATTAATAACAAGGGAGTTGGATTTGATGTCACTCCAGATAATGTGAGTCGCAATCTTCCAACAACTACAGCATTTACTTCAGCTCCAACGTTTGGGTTGGAAGCTAATGATCAATCTTTGTTGCCTAAATCGAGTATCTCATCTGCCTTACCTTTGGTTCCAGTGAACGCCTCCCCTTCTTTACCGGTTGCTGATACAGAGCTTTCTCTATCTTTCCCTGCCAAAAGCATCGCGAATCCAATGCCAATA is drawn from Salvia hispanica cultivar TCC Black 2014 chromosome 6, UniMelb_Shisp_WGS_1.0, whole genome shotgun sequence and contains these coding sequences:
- the LOC125194222 gene encoding putative E3 ubiquitin-protein ligase RF298 yields the protein MASMVAKACGSTSSQMPVMTVQEKGSRNKRKFRADPPLADPNKAIPLPSNECTSFEFSAEKYESQGHMNGCDMCCINQDSSDHSLKLDLGLSCAVGMSEIGLSRPREDIEVSADEFRDADWSDLTESELEELVLSNLDTIFKSAVKKIIASGYSEEVATRAILRSGLWYGCKDIVSNIVENTLGFLRSGQEIDPSKEHYFEDLQQMKKYILAELVCLLREVRPFFSTGDAMWCLLICDMNVSHACSLDGDSFVGDASSNMNPSVSAQSQLRSELKSSEYNNLVPCKPDASIPHDHSCPSEAAHLASVHGDHSFQSETPKITSGPNSKLKTSLVSNGLAQDKDSHNSASNASEKPFTASGVSTVAEEKFFGSRKVSAITKREYILRQKSMHFEKHYRTYGSKGASRSGKLSSFSGLVLDKKLKGVAESAGINAKNGPLKINNKGVGFDVTPDNVSRNLPTTTAFTSAPTFGLEANDQSLLPKSSISSALPLVPVNASPSLPVADTELSLSFPAKSIANPMPISYNIEAANCSYLGLSSNKSLGQWGPQDRKDEMIMKLYPRLKELQNQLQEWTEWANQKVMQAARRLGKDKAELKTLKQEKEEVERLKKEKQTLEENTMKKLSEMESALCKASGQVERANAAVRRLNVENSALRREMEAAKVRAAESAASCQEVSKREKKTLMKFQSWEKQKNVFQEELSAEKLKLTQMQQKLKQATDVHDQVEAKLNQEEQAKCELLTQVSSLKKEREQIEVSTQSKEDMIKSRAENNLQKYKDDIATLEKEISQLRLKTDSSKIAALRRGVDGSYANKLTDFRDTELLKDSAISYISKMVAATDLHGFSKNGGVKRERECVMCLSEEMSVVFLPCAHQVVCTMCNELHEKQGMKDCPSCRGPILRRVCVRYALP